From the genome of Agromyces badenianii:
CACCGTGGTCGGCGAAGAGGCCCACGAGCCCTACGACCGCGTCGCCCTCAGCACGAGACTGGCGGATGCCGCGGCCGACCTCACCCTGCAGCCCTCGTCGATGTGGGACGACGGACACATCCGTCTCGTCACAGGAGAGCGCGTCGTGGCGATCGACGTCGCGACACGCACCGCGACGACCTCGGGCGGGCTCGCGCTGCACTGGGACGAACTCGTGCTCGCCACCGGGTCGAGCGCACCGGTCCCCGACATTCCGGGCCGGGCCCACGCCCGGGTCTACCGCACGATCGACGATGTCGACGCCCTGGTCGCCGAGGCCCGTGAGCTCGCCGAGCGGCACGGCCGCCCGGCGCAGGTCGTGGTCGCGGGCGGGGGGCTGCTCGGCCTCGAGGCCGCCGGCGGCGTGGCCGGGCTCGGCGCCGACACCGCGGTCGTGCACTCCGGCGGCTGGCTCATGTCGGCGCAGCTCGACGAGGGAGCGGGCCGCGCTCTCGGTCGCATCATCGCCGGGCAGGGCATCGGACTGCACCTGGGTACCCGGCCGGCGGCGGTGCTCGCCGAGCGGGGCATCGTCACCGGCGTCGAGCTCACGAACGGCCGGCGCATCGACGCCGACCTCGTGGTGTTCGCGATCGGCATCAGCCCGCGTGACGAGCTCGCCCGCGACCTCGGGCTCGAGCTCGGTCCGCGGGGCGGCGTCGCGATCAGCACGGCCTGCGCGACATCCGCACCGCACATCTGGGCGATCGGAGAAGTCGCGAGCTTCGATGGTCGGTGCACCGGGCTCGTCGCCCCGGCGAACGCCATGGCCGAGGTCGTCGCCGACCGGTTGCTGGGTGGTGCGGCGGAGTTCACGAGCGTCGACGACGCCACGAAGCTGAAACTCTCCGGCGTCGATGTCGCGAGCTTCGGTGATGCCCTCGCGCGCACCGAGCAGGCGCTCGAGATCGTGTACGCGGATCCGGCGCGCGGCCTCTACCAGAAGCTCGTGATGACCGATGATGCGAAGACCCTCCTCGGCGGCATCTTCGTCGGCGACGCCGCGCCGTACGCCTCGCTTCGCCCGCTGCTCGGAACGCAGCTGTCGAGCGAGCCGGCCGCCTACCTCTCGGCTTCGGGCATGGAGGCGCCGGCTGGAGACGAGCTGCCTGCCGCCGCTCTCGTCTGCGCGTGCAACAACGTCAGCGCCGGGACCATCCGAGAGGCGATCGCCGGAGCCCACACCGACCATGCGGAGGGGTGCACGGAACTCGGCGCGCTGAAGGGCTGCACCCGGGCCGGCACCCAGTGCGGCTCGTGCGTGCCGCTCGTCAAGAAGCTGCTCGAATCGGAGCTGACGAAGGCCGGCATCACCCCGTCGCGGGCGCTGTGCGAGCACTTCGAGCTCTCGCGCCAGGAGTTGTTCGAATCGGTGCGCGTGCTCGGGCTCTCCTCCTTCGATGAGATCATCGCCCGCCTCGGCACCGGCCGCGGCTGCGACGTCTGCAAGCCGGTCATCGGCTCGATCCTCGCGACGCAGCACGGCTCGTACATCCTCGACGGCGGACGAGGCGGCCTGCAGGACACCAACG
Proteins encoded in this window:
- the nirB gene encoding nitrite reductase large subunit NirB — its product is MTESINARAGVRDIVIVGGGPAAHRLADSLHSRDIEHALRVTVVGEEAHEPYDRVALSTRLADAAADLTLQPSSMWDDGHIRLVTGERVVAIDVATRTATTSGGLALHWDELVLATGSSAPVPDIPGRAHARVYRTIDDVDALVAEARELAERHGRPAQVVVAGGGLLGLEAAGGVAGLGADTAVVHSGGWLMSAQLDEGAGRALGRIIAGQGIGLHLGTRPAAVLAERGIVTGVELTNGRRIDADLVVFAIGISPRDELARDLGLELGPRGGVAISTACATSAPHIWAIGEVASFDGRCTGLVAPANAMAEVVADRLLGGAAEFTSVDDATKLKLSGVDVASFGDALARTEQALEIVYADPARGLYQKLVMTDDAKTLLGGIFVGDAAPYASLRPLLGTQLSSEPAAYLSASGMEAPAGDELPAAALVCACNNVSAGTIREAIAGAHTDHAEGCTELGALKGCTRAGTQCGSCVPLVKKLLESELTKAGITPSRALCEHFELSRQELFESVRVLGLSSFDEIIARLGTGRGCDVCKPVIGSILATQHGSYILDGGRGGLQDTNDRAMANMQKDGTYSVVPRIPAGEITPAKLAVIARVAMDFGLYTKITGGQRIDLFGARLDQLPEIWRQLVDAGFESGQAYGKALRNVKSCVGSTWCRYGVQDSVAMAVQLELRYRGLRSPHKLKFGVSGCARECAEARAKDVGVIATDQGWNMYVGGNGGFQPAHAQLLAGDLDDETLLRYIDRYIMYYVRTADRLQRTARWIEDLEGGLDHVRDVVVHDSLGLADELEQAMAAHVDTYEDEWAATLADPDRLRRFRSFVNAPDTADPSIARVPEREQFRPATAEERERGEAVLVAGPTIPVRGAEA